A single region of the Borrelia hermsii DAH genome encodes:
- a CDS encoding endonuclease MutS2, which produces MQKKYLEKIDFYQILSSVSSYVTISDTVKLLGEQQILKTEEEVNQVCFFVKLIKNLIEVYDEYPDSCLESISDSIVLLLKENSKISIEEIKNIIFFLREVVKIMFFLDRNEFKVQNEIEILKKLLFLDPSLKHLLETLCKYIDVDELKIKRGVVKDYDEIDFEIRNLDKRIEKEIKQIIGLNAKYLTSTLVYYKSGKYTIALKSSFKNKIRGNIISISSSGETFYVEPNEIVSNNNKLGFLSLKKTRIVLKILQELSDEIRKHIVLLQVLYNNFLYYDSLKARAIYGIRNQGIFPKFDSNLNIVNASHPLIQNAKSISFCPLNSRVVVITGPNAGGKTVTLKTVALLSAMFQFGIPVPVDESSTFKIFDNILVDIGDDQSIANCLSTFSSHMNNIAYILKYATRDSLLIFDEFCSGTDIEQGQALAVAILEHLIGIDSYVIISTHYNALKYFAYTHEFVINASMQMDLDKMEPNYNLMFSVPGESFAFNVASKSSIDSNIVFRAKEIYSSNKTEVNEILERLAEKEREIHLLENELRDKLKLIELKEIEINNIRENIILKERDLEERFIKEQKEFLKNSRKTLENLVREIKEGSVCTIKNKEFISNIADNITAKTAKLKLINQEIATKVEFKVGDKVRVSGSNSSGEIIGVTKKGFIVNTGVFNITVSSSNLEKILDNKQSRNDCKTNFSFSFESQDDVLGLTVDIRGMRVVEAIDFLNKKIDNMLLKNVCKFEIIHGKGEGLLMEGVHAFLRDVKFVKKYYFAHPSDGGVGKTIVEF; this is translated from the coding sequence ATGCAAAAGAAATACTTGGAAAAAATTGATTTTTATCAAATTTTATCTTCAGTTTCTTCTTATGTAACTATCTCAGATACGGTTAAACTTTTAGGTGAGCAACAAATATTAAAAACCGAGGAAGAAGTTAATCAAGTATGTTTTTTTGTTAAATTGATCAAAAATCTTATTGAAGTTTATGATGAATATCCAGATTCTTGTCTTGAGAGTATAAGTGATTCTATTGTTTTACTTCTTAAAGAAAACTCAAAAATTTCTATTGAGGAGATTAAGAATATTATCTTTTTTCTAAGAGAAGTTGTAAAAATAATGTTTTTTTTAGATAGAAATGAGTTTAAGGTTCAAAATGAAATTGAAATTTTAAAAAAATTATTATTCTTAGATCCAAGTTTAAAGCATTTATTAGAGACTTTGTGTAAGTATATTGATGTTGATGAACTTAAAATAAAACGAGGTGTTGTCAAAGATTATGATGAGATTGATTTTGAGATTAGGAATTTAGATAAGAGAATTGAAAAAGAGATCAAGCAGATAATAGGTTTAAATGCAAAATATTTAACTTCTACGCTTGTTTATTATAAATCAGGCAAATATACTATTGCGCTTAAATCTAGTTTTAAAAATAAAATTAGGGGTAATATTATATCTATCTCATCATCTGGCGAAACATTTTATGTTGAACCAAATGAGATAGTGAGCAATAATAATAAATTAGGTTTTTTAAGCTTAAAAAAGACGCGTATAGTTTTAAAAATTTTGCAAGAGCTCTCAGATGAGATTCGCAAACATATTGTTCTTTTGCAAGTTCTTTATAATAATTTTTTGTATTATGATTCTCTGAAGGCCAGGGCAATTTATGGAATAAGAAATCAAGGAATATTTCCTAAATTTGATAGTAATCTTAATATTGTCAATGCTAGTCATCCTTTAATACAGAATGCAAAATCTATAAGTTTTTGTCCTTTAAATAGTAGAGTTGTGGTTATTACAGGTCCTAATGCTGGTGGCAAGACTGTGACATTAAAAACCGTTGCTCTCTTGAGTGCTATGTTTCAATTTGGAATTCCTGTTCCAGTTGATGAATCTAGTACTTTTAAGATATTTGATAATATTTTAGTTGATATTGGAGATGATCAATCAATTGCAAATTGCCTTTCAACTTTTTCAAGTCATATGAATAATATTGCTTATATTTTAAAGTATGCAACAAGAGATAGCCTTTTAATATTTGATGAATTTTGTTCAGGTACTGATATTGAACAAGGACAAGCACTAGCTGTAGCTATTCTTGAGCATTTAATTGGTATTGATTCTTATGTTATTATTTCGACTCATTACAATGCTCTTAAATATTTTGCATACACTCATGAATTTGTTATTAATGCTTCTATGCAGATGGATTTAGACAAAATGGAACCTAATTATAATTTAATGTTTTCAGTTCCAGGTGAAAGCTTTGCTTTTAATGTTGCAAGCAAATCTTCTATTGACTCTAATATAGTATTTAGAGCAAAAGAGATTTATTCATCTAATAAGACAGAAGTTAATGAGATATTAGAGAGACTTGCTGAGAAGGAGAGAGAAATACATTTACTTGAAAATGAATTAAGAGATAAGCTTAAGCTTATTGAACTTAAGGAAATTGAAATTAATAATATTCGGGAGAATATTATCTTGAAAGAAAGAGATTTGGAAGAGAGATTTATAAAAGAGCAAAAAGAATTTTTAAAAAATTCAAGAAAAACTTTAGAAAATTTGGTTAGAGAGATCAAAGAGGGTAGTGTTTGTACTATTAAGAATAAGGAATTTATATCGAATATTGCAGATAATATAACTGCTAAGACTGCTAAACTTAAATTAATTAATCAAGAAATTGCTACTAAGGTTGAATTTAAAGTGGGTGATAAGGTTAGAGTATCTGGTTCAAATTCTTCAGGGGAAATAATAGGTGTTACTAAGAAAGGATTTATTGTAAATACTGGTGTTTTTAATATTACAGTTTCATCTTCTAATTTAGAGAAGATATTGGATAATAAGCAATCAAGAAATGATTGCAAAACAAATTTTAGTTTTTCTTTTGAGAGTCAGGATGATGTATTAGGTCTAACTGTTGATATTAGGGGAATGAGAGTAGTTGAGGCTATAGACTTTTTAAATAAGAAAATAGATAATATGTTACTGAAGAATGTTTGTAAATTTGAAATCATTCATGGCAAAGGAGAAGGGCTTCTTATGGAAGGAGTGCATGCATTTTTAAGAGATGTAAAATTTGTTAAGAAATATTATTTTGCTCACCCAAGTGATGGGGGAGTTGGAAAGACAATAGTAGAATTCTAA
- the rsgA gene encoding ribosome small subunit-dependent GTPase A encodes MNDLRFEVLWGVNNIYSILEVNTNSIYEGVIKGKVLNTQDKEYSPLVPGDFVCGDIYDEVKVYIKDRLQRKNVLWRYNKKAALRQVIVSNIDNVLIVSSANLPEIKNSFIDRVLVIAEEQGITPIILINKVDEGISDKVDTLIKIYENLGYRVIKTSAITFQGIDEIKEIIKNSKASFVGQSGVGKSSLINAVDLNASQAINEISYKYARGRHTTVYAMAFHSDNGVVIDTPGIKEFGIESLEYFNLRYYFREFKDLNDLCKFNSCLHINEPNCFIMSQIGFQISEIRYNSYLKIVNELRRYKSYAKEILGKN; translated from the coding sequence TTGAATGACCTTAGATTTGAAGTTCTCTGGGGCGTTAATAATATTTATTCTATTCTTGAAGTTAATACCAATTCAATTTATGAAGGAGTTATTAAGGGTAAGGTGTTAAATACTCAAGATAAAGAATATAGTCCTTTGGTGCCTGGTGATTTTGTTTGTGGAGACATTTATGATGAGGTCAAGGTATATATTAAAGATAGACTTCAACGTAAGAATGTGCTTTGGCGTTATAATAAAAAGGCTGCTCTTAGACAAGTCATTGTTTCAAATATTGATAATGTTTTAATTGTTAGTTCTGCTAATCTTCCTGAGATTAAAAATTCATTTATTGATAGAGTATTAGTAATTGCTGAGGAGCAAGGAATTACTCCTATTATTTTGATCAATAAGGTTGATGAGGGCATAAGTGATAAAGTTGATACTTTGATTAAAATTTATGAAAATTTAGGTTATAGGGTTATTAAGACTTCTGCTATTACTTTTCAGGGAATTGATGAAATAAAAGAAATTATTAAAAATTCTAAAGCTTCTTTTGTTGGGCAGTCTGGAGTTGGCAAATCTTCACTTATAAATGCGGTAGATTTAAATGCATCTCAGGCTATAAATGAAATATCTTATAAATATGCACGCGGTCGACATACTACAGTTTATGCTATGGCTTTTCATTCTGATAATGGAGTGGTAATTGATACTCCTGGCATAAAGGAATTTGGAATCGAAAGCTTAGAGTATTTCAATCTTAGATATTATTTTAGAGAATTTAAAGATTTAAATGATTTATGTAAATTTAATTCTTGTTTACATATAAATGAACCAAATTGTTTTATAATGAGTCAAATTGGATTTCAAATTTCAGAAATTAGATACAACAGTTATCTAAAGATTGTAAATGAACTTAGGAGATATAAAAGTTATGCAAAAGAAATACTTGGAAAAAATTGA
- the murI gene encoding glutamate racemase has product MSNLEDVIVIFDSGIGGLSYFEYISKRFVNRNYVYIADNKNFPYGEKSPEFLLKEILELVLKLEQMYNIASIVIACNTASISVYDKLNLRFPIIYTLPSVGLVEELACKRVILIATSSTINSEFVQREKKCHWNLILKSASELVNFVEYGDRFKEDALRYLRALQLEVEANRRDMVFLGCTHYLHIKDMIESFLGIPVYENRELVANELAKVLGPIKCSDNCFIRYFYLTQDENLCFYKNFCKRYGLHFKGIIN; this is encoded by the coding sequence ATGAGCAATTTAGAGGATGTTATAGTTATTTTTGATTCGGGCATTGGTGGACTTTCTTATTTTGAGTATATAAGTAAAAGGTTTGTTAATAGAAATTATGTTTATATTGCAGATAACAAAAATTTTCCTTATGGTGAAAAGAGTCCAGAGTTTCTCTTAAAAGAGATTTTAGAATTAGTTTTAAAATTGGAACAAATGTATAATATTGCTTCAATTGTTATTGCTTGTAATACAGCTTCTATTAGTGTATATGACAAATTAAATCTTAGGTTTCCTATAATCTATACTTTACCTTCAGTTGGTTTAGTAGAAGAGCTTGCATGTAAAAGGGTTATTTTAATTGCAACAAGTTCTACCATTAATAGTGAATTTGTGCAAAGAGAAAAAAAATGTCATTGGAATTTAATCTTAAAATCAGCAAGTGAGCTTGTAAATTTTGTGGAATATGGAGATAGATTTAAGGAAGATGCACTTAGATATTTAAGAGCCTTACAATTAGAGGTTGAAGCTAATAGGCGAGATATGGTTTTTTTAGGATGTACACATTATTTGCACATTAAAGATATGATTGAGAGTTTTTTAGGAATTCCTGTTTATGAGAATCGTGAGCTTGTGGCTAATGAGCTTGCTAAGGTATTAGGGCCTATTAAGTGTAGTGATAATTGTTTTATCCGTTATTTTTATTTGACGCAGGATGAGAATTTGTGTTTTTATAAGAATTTTTGTAAAAGATATGGTTTGCATTTTAAAGGAATAATCAATTGA
- the asnS gene encoding asparagine--tRNA ligase — MYKSIKEILSNPILDTMITVKGWIRTKRSNGKISFVEINDGSNIKGIQAVIDEEDPQFEKQEFKKLTTGASISLTGILILSPAKGQAYEIKTTKFNVIGEADQETYLLQKKRHTFEFLREIPHLRIRTNTFGAVARIRNQISYKIHEYFQKNGFFYIHTPIITSNDGEGAGEIFRVSTLDLNNIAKGQEIDFKNDFFGKQAFLTVTGQLHGEAYAMALSKIYTFGPTFRAENSNTTRHASEFWMIEPEMAFFTLEDNINLAEDFLKYILRETLNHCGQDMEFFDNFIEKGLIKKIEDVINSNFEVITYTQAIKKLENATKTFEIKPYWGMDLQTEHERYLTEEIIKKPTTVIDYPKEFKAFYMKMNEDNKTVKGMDILVPRIGEIIGGSEREDNLDKLNKRIKELNLEVETLNWYLDLRRFGSTPHSGFGLGLERLIQYITGMANIRDVIPFPRTPKTLYF, encoded by the coding sequence ATGTATAAGAGCATCAAAGAAATTTTAAGTAATCCTATACTAGATACTATGATCACAGTGAAAGGATGGATCAGAACAAAACGCAGTAATGGTAAAATCTCATTTGTAGAAATTAATGACGGGTCAAATATTAAAGGAATTCAAGCAGTCATTGATGAAGAAGATCCTCAATTTGAAAAACAAGAATTTAAAAAGCTTACAACAGGTGCCAGCATATCCTTAACCGGAATCTTAATCTTAAGTCCGGCAAAAGGACAAGCCTATGAAATTAAAACAACAAAGTTTAATGTAATTGGAGAAGCAGATCAAGAAACATATCTTTTACAAAAGAAAAGGCACACCTTTGAATTCTTAAGAGAAATCCCTCATTTAAGAATTCGTACCAATACATTTGGAGCTGTGGCCAGAATTAGAAACCAAATTTCTTATAAAATTCATGAATATTTCCAAAAAAATGGATTTTTTTATATCCATACCCCAATTATTACATCAAATGACGGAGAGGGGGCTGGTGAAATATTTCGTGTATCTACCCTAGATCTTAACAACATTGCAAAAGGACAAGAAATCGACTTTAAAAATGATTTTTTTGGCAAACAAGCATTCCTTACAGTAACTGGACAACTACACGGCGAAGCTTATGCAATGGCTTTATCAAAAATATATACATTCGGACCGACATTTAGAGCAGAAAATTCCAACACAACACGCCATGCCTCAGAATTTTGGATGATTGAACCTGAAATGGCATTCTTTACGCTTGAAGATAATATCAATTTAGCAGAAGATTTCCTTAAGTATATTTTAAGAGAAACTTTAAATCATTGTGGCCAAGATATGGAATTTTTTGATAATTTCATTGAAAAAGGCCTAATAAAAAAAATTGAAGATGTAATAAACTCTAACTTTGAAGTTATTACATATACCCAAGCCATTAAAAAACTTGAAAATGCAACAAAAACATTTGAAATAAAGCCTTACTGGGGAATGGATTTACAAACAGAACATGAAAGGTATTTAACAGAAGAAATCATCAAAAAACCTACTACGGTTATTGACTACCCAAAAGAATTTAAAGCATTTTACATGAAAATGAATGAAGACAACAAAACTGTTAAAGGAATGGATATTCTAGTCCCACGCATCGGAGAAATAATTGGAGGCAGCGAGAGAGAAGATAATCTAGATAAGTTGAATAAAAGAATAAAAGAACTAAATTTAGAAGTAGAAACTTTGAATTGGTACTTAGACTTAAGGAGATTTGGGTCGACTCCTCATTCTGGATTTGGACTTGGACTTGAAAGATTAATTCAATATATAACAGGAATGGCTAATATTAGAGATGTCATCCCATTCCCAAGAACCCCTAAAACTCTTTATTTCTAA
- a CDS encoding phosphoribosyltransferase, producing the protein MKKFVSYEEIRVNGLKLAYKIYKNGFIPDIMYVSLRGGAYLGNIISEFFKFIKLEKPLLYAAVVARSYDVSNKQKEIMIDGWTYDPKYLRAGDNVLFVDDIFDTGRTIIHLREEVLKRGIDSKNVKIAVYDYKERGYVDYKPDYYVNKYSSEDELNTWIHYSNHELIGLSENEYKLNFVNLDDELNDILKFLSSKL; encoded by the coding sequence ATGAAAAAATTCGTTTCTTATGAAGAGATAAGAGTAAATGGTCTTAAGCTTGCTTATAAGATTTATAAAAATGGATTTATTCCTGATATTATGTATGTTTCTTTAAGAGGAGGAGCTTATCTTGGCAATATTATTAGTGAGTTCTTTAAATTTATTAAGCTAGAAAAGCCCCTTCTTTATGCTGCTGTTGTTGCAAGATCATATGATGTTTCAAATAAGCAAAAAGAAATAATGATAGATGGATGGACTTATGATCCAAAATATTTAAGAGCAGGAGATAATGTGTTGTTTGTTGATGATATTTTTGATACTGGACGTACAATTATTCATTTGCGAGAGGAAGTTTTAAAGAGAGGAATAGATAGTAAAAATGTTAAGATTGCTGTTTATGATTATAAAGAGCGTGGATATGTGGATTATAAACCTGATTATTATGTTAATAAATATTCAAGTGAGGATGAGCTAAACACGTGGATACATTACAGCAATCATGAGTTAATAGGTTTGTCAGAAAATGAATATAAATTGAATTTTGTTAATTTAGATGACGAATTAAATGATATTTTAAAATTTTTGTCGAGCAAACTTTAA
- a CDS encoding trypsin-like peptidase domain-containing protein, with protein sequence MKKNFISVFLTSFLALAIGFFVGIHYLESDKNTIVFAQEKGDTGQSLQDSFRKVSKKILPSTVEIYATGIVKTRDFLNFFFFFDAPGLNLEKKAQWGGSGVIIGRDSKKTNLFYALTNSHVVDNAVEFEIGTYDNKTYKANLVGKDDKKDIALVSFEANDAAIEVAELGDSDKLEIGDWVIAVGSPHHFSFSVTAGIISGLHRSVTPNLKARNSFIQTDAAINRGNSGGPLVNIKGEVIGINTWISSPSGGNIGLGFAVPINNAKSSFDVLMSGKKNESAWMGVDLHRLRGKDPELFKSLGYEDDSGSLAIISGVFDGTAAFKAGLKAGDIINKINGVQMNFFYDVKQYINDFYAKEKIKVEILRGKEKKNVEIELDVKPKINNEKEYVSDIKLLPGFTVYPLTKAVKTQLGLRSWINGVVVDSVDSTLGTNPKVATGDVIMIVNSKNIKSLRDFYDAVEYRKNTYSILRDGQTLKVSF encoded by the coding sequence ATGAAGAAAAATTTTATTTCCGTATTTTTGACAAGCTTTTTAGCTTTAGCTATTGGATTTTTTGTTGGAATACATTATTTAGAATCTGATAAAAATACCATTGTTTTTGCACAGGAGAAAGGTGATACTGGACAATCTCTTCAGGATTCTTTTAGAAAGGTATCTAAAAAGATTTTACCATCAACTGTGGAAATTTATGCGACTGGGATAGTTAAAACACGTGATTTTTTGAATTTTTTTTTCTTTTTTGATGCTCCAGGGCTTAATCTTGAGAAAAAGGCACAATGGGGTGGTTCTGGAGTAATTATTGGAAGAGATTCTAAGAAGACAAATTTATTTTATGCTCTTACAAATAGCCATGTTGTAGATAATGCTGTTGAATTTGAAATTGGAACTTATGATAATAAAACTTATAAAGCAAACCTAGTAGGTAAGGATGATAAAAAAGATATTGCATTAGTTAGCTTTGAGGCTAATGATGCAGCTATTGAAGTAGCTGAACTTGGTGATAGTGACAAACTTGAGATAGGGGATTGGGTTATAGCTGTTGGAAGTCCCCATCACTTTAGTTTTTCAGTTACAGCAGGTATTATAAGCGGTCTTCATCGTTCGGTTACTCCTAATTTGAAAGCAAGAAATTCATTTATTCAAACAGATGCAGCTATCAATCGTGGTAATTCTGGGGGACCTCTTGTAAATATTAAGGGAGAAGTTATTGGTATAAATACTTGGATATCTTCTCCTTCTGGGGGCAATATTGGACTTGGGTTTGCTGTTCCTATTAATAACGCTAAGAGTAGTTTCGATGTTTTAATGAGCGGTAAGAAGAATGAATCGGCTTGGATGGGAGTTGATTTACATCGTTTAAGAGGTAAAGATCCGGAACTTTTTAAAAGTTTAGGCTATGAGGATGATTCTGGCTCATTGGCAATTATTTCGGGTGTTTTTGATGGCACAGCTGCTTTCAAAGCAGGGCTTAAAGCAGGTGATATAATTAATAAGATCAATGGTGTTCAAATGAATTTCTTTTATGATGTTAAGCAGTATATTAATGATTTTTATGCAAAAGAGAAGATTAAGGTTGAAATTTTAAGAGGAAAAGAAAAAAAGAATGTTGAAATAGAACTTGATGTTAAGCCCAAAATCAATAATGAAAAGGAATATGTTTCAGATATAAAATTGTTGCCAGGTTTTACTGTTTATCCTTTAACTAAGGCGGTTAAGACTCAACTTGGTTTAAGAAGTTGGATTAATGGAGTTGTTGTAGACAGCGTTGATTCAACTTTAGGTACAAATCCTAAAGTTGCAACGGGAGATGTAATTATGATTGTTAATTCAAAAAATATTAAAAGCTTAAGAGATTTCTATGATGCCGTTGAATATAGGAAGAATACTTATAGTATTTTAAGAGATGGTCAGACCTTAAAGGTATCTTTTTAG
- the map gene encoding type I methionyl aminopeptidase, with product MKLRLKSREEIKKIRASARLLAQTLLEIEKNIVPGISTKMLDLIASDFIAKNGAKSAFKGYNGFRGTICASVNEEVIHGVPGSRELKDGDIISVDCGVILDGFYSDMAKTFKVGKVNPKISKLLEVTEASLYRGIAEMKVGNRVLDISKAIESYIKPFGFGIVREYTGHGVGFALHEEPGVPNYYEPFFKNIRIQEGMVLAIEPMVNLGGHKVSVKNDGWTVFASDLSCSAHFEHTVAVVDGLPLILSKI from the coding sequence TTGAAATTAAGATTGAAATCTAGGGAAGAGATCAAGAAAATTAGGGCATCTGCAAGACTTTTGGCCCAGACTCTTTTAGAAATTGAAAAGAATATTGTTCCTGGAATTAGCACTAAGATGCTTGATTTGATTGCTAGTGACTTTATTGCTAAGAATGGAGCCAAATCTGCTTTTAAGGGATATAATGGATTTAGGGGAACTATTTGTGCTTCTGTAAATGAGGAGGTTATTCATGGAGTTCCTGGCTCAAGAGAACTTAAAGATGGCGATATTATTAGTGTTGATTGTGGGGTTATTTTAGATGGGTTTTATAGTGATATGGCTAAGACTTTTAAGGTGGGTAAAGTAAATCCCAAGATCAGTAAATTATTAGAAGTTACAGAGGCGTCTCTTTATAGAGGAATTGCTGAGATGAAAGTTGGTAATCGAGTTTTAGATATCTCAAAAGCTATAGAAAGTTATATTAAGCCATTTGGTTTTGGAATTGTGAGGGAGTATACAGGGCATGGTGTTGGTTTTGCTTTGCATGAGGAACCAGGTGTTCCAAATTATTATGAGCCTTTTTTTAAAAACATTAGGATTCAGGAAGGTATGGTTTTAGCGATTGAGCCGATGGTAAATTTAGGGGGACATAAAGTTTCTGTTAAGAATGATGGTTGGACAGTCTTTGCATCTGATTTGAGTTGTTCTGCTCATTTTGAGCATACTGTTGCTGTTGTTGACGGTTTGCCTTTGATTTTAAGTAAGATTTAA
- a CDS encoding tetratricopeptide repeat protein, which yields MKANKILLFLILFLVLFISIFVYLSLNPYVLYMLKGERDFNDVIIEVDGYLSNGNLEGAEKIIRFYSYYVDTEYKWLSLIKRAKLYSDKIKHYLLMRDILDLSVKSLPGNLKLRALEVYSKLKVGAVLEAYDIAKQYLLGYKEYKHLYDEAFMKSLILSYDIKDIKDFLIKMEQERDALAFETVGLNLQNNAFLINAMLLYIEKKDLDSAKRILLQIKEDKDFAKELAYISYGLDNLDFTITNLKLINNNNEPSLMFLLADAYLKKGDIHNAKNEYLKLYTDFPDYSMMIYLGLAFIAKKENDLKRAIAYLNKANEKFKENEMMSYYLANIYFEANDYFNANEIVKKYKDSPLFFKLYFVLNYLNLKYEAKKSFLWRLFYRSNYNTDIAQLLAWNLLLYSDLKDLDLFFKIYNPVDEVQDWYYFYKFYYLFLKKDLRVAEKVIFENQMGKYLYGVYYNLGVLRFYQKNYKESEEYFSKAVALLPFTLDDKSKITLREREDVARMYLKRGINYLYLGEFAKGREAILTSHSFYETNRGKLYMNMIEILKERD from the coding sequence TTGAAAGCAAATAAGATATTGTTATTTCTTATTTTATTTTTAGTCCTTTTTATATCAATTTTTGTTTATTTAAGTTTGAATCCATATGTTTTATATATGTTAAAGGGTGAGCGAGATTTTAATGATGTTATTATAGAAGTTGATGGTTATCTTTCAAATGGAAACTTAGAGGGCGCTGAGAAGATAATAAGATTTTATTCTTATTATGTTGATACTGAATACAAGTGGCTTTCTCTTATTAAAAGGGCAAAGCTTTATTCTGATAAAATTAAGCATTATTTATTGATGAGAGATATTTTAGATCTTAGCGTTAAGAGTTTGCCGGGAAATTTAAAGCTTAGAGCACTTGAGGTATATTCAAAACTTAAGGTGGGCGCTGTTTTAGAGGCTTATGATATTGCAAAGCAATATCTTTTAGGATATAAGGAATATAAGCATTTATATGATGAGGCTTTTATGAAAAGTTTAATTTTAAGCTATGACATAAAAGATATTAAAGACTTTCTAATAAAAATGGAACAAGAGAGAGATGCTCTTGCTTTTGAGACTGTAGGTTTAAATCTTCAGAATAATGCGTTTTTAATTAATGCAATGCTTTTGTATATAGAGAAAAAGGATTTAGATTCTGCTAAAAGAATACTTTTGCAAATAAAGGAAGATAAGGATTTCGCTAAAGAACTTGCCTATATTTCTTACGGTCTTGATAATTTGGATTTTACTATTACAAATCTTAAGCTTATTAATAATAATAATGAACCAAGTTTGATGTTTTTGCTAGCAGATGCCTATTTGAAAAAGGGCGATATTCACAATGCTAAGAATGAATATTTAAAACTTTATACTGATTTTCCTGATTATAGTATGATGATATATCTTGGTCTGGCATTTATTGCTAAGAAGGAAAATGATCTAAAGCGTGCTATTGCTTATTTAAATAAGGCTAATGAAAAGTTTAAAGAAAATGAAATGATGAGTTATTATTTGGCTAATATTTATTTTGAAGCTAATGATTATTTTAATGCAAATGAAATTGTAAAAAAGTATAAAGATAGTCCTTTATTTTTTAAACTTTATTTTGTGTTAAATTATTTGAATTTAAAATATGAGGCTAAAAAATCTTTTTTATGGCGCTTATTTTATAGATCAAATTATAATACTGATATTGCTCAGCTTTTGGCTTGGAATTTGCTTCTTTATTCTGACCTAAAGGATTTAGATTTATTTTTTAAGATTTATAACCCCGTTGATGAAGTTCAAGATTGGTATTATTTTTATAAATTTTATTATTTGTTTTTGAAAAAAGACTTACGTGTTGCGGAAAAGGTGATTTTTGAGAATCAAATGGGTAAGTATTTATATGGTGTTTATTATAATCTTGGGGTTTTAAGATTTTATCAAAAAAATTACAAAGAATCTGAAGAATATTTTAGTAAGGCAGTTGCTCTTTTACCCTTTACCCTTGATGATAAAAGTAAAATTACTTTAAGAGAGCGTGAGGATGTGGCGAGAATGTATTTAAAGCGAGGAATTAATTATCTTTATTTAGGTGAATTTGCAAAGGGGCGGGAAGCTATTTTAACTTCACATTCTTTTTATGAAACTAATAGGGGTAAGCTTTATATGAATATGATAGAGATACTTAAAGAGAGGGATTGA
- the nusB gene encoding transcription antitermination factor NusB: MNLRHKARVLAFQKIYSIDVNCKAKDNIYDIFGLEDHGVDLEEDLKLFYSVLVNGTCDNLESIDKLISDISLNWRLDRMDKVDLAILRVSVYSLKFQNLDVPKRVIIDEAILIAKKYGSKNSYKFVNGILDALLKDMESSFESK; the protein is encoded by the coding sequence ATGAACTTGAGACATAAGGCTAGAGTGTTAGCTTTTCAAAAAATTTATAGTATTGATGTTAATTGTAAGGCAAAAGATAACATTTATGATATTTTTGGTCTTGAAGATCATGGAGTGGATTTAGAAGAAGATTTAAAATTATTTTATTCTGTTCTGGTTAATGGTACTTGTGATAATTTAGAATCTATTGACAAATTAATTAGTGATATTTCTCTTAATTGGCGTTTAGACCGTATGGATAAGGTTGATCTTGCCATATTGAGGGTGAGTGTATATTCACTTAAGTTTCAAAACTTAGATGTTCCCAAGAGAGTTATAATAGATGAGGCTATTTTAATTGCCAAGAAGTATGGTAGTAAAAATTCCTATAAATTTGTTAATGGGATACTTGATGCTTTGTTAAAAGATATGGAGAGTTCATTTGAAAGCAAATAA